One Novipirellula galeiformis DNA window includes the following coding sequences:
- a CDS encoding phage portal protein family protein, which produces MINLFNRRRKPEVDTKPKTGKYEPVSYGFFNQQRDLPLFTFDVIRTMLLDGQVRLSLAMRAAPVSGVEWAYKEGKNWIPGIESDSPEVSKFILRQLERIWTNHLSGILSAQVWGWSAGEITMRLSGEGLVEIDRLEPRQAVDCRLIQSDSQPWGVRVDRVADVGSVDLPFPYAWFHAHAPEPGETYGQSALLGAYSPWADKCHPGGAVDVRRLFMHKDAYGGTDLGYPEGSDFYDDQGNPIPNRDIARQIIEQLQAGAVTTRPSTRDELGNEKWPLTRATVPANPQHILQYPKDLDSEIRGGIGIPDDVIDSDGSGGGWAGKRIPMGAFCASLDDWVDSITSDLREQCFDRLVMLNWGRAIDYEIKHKPLAEQMMEQQSNAGPGEDGQPQQGGGQEQSPQRFGLDTVDAVGRGVLDASRIVDAARSVLRMGADADKSKGFWRSGDDGQKVFIGPDGKARAGGPDGKELGIGSGKGGATKKSGNTQKMDKAGERTKQQPKPREKAQAKPEAKPLTKQEADAVTAYSTRKFQEINGDLRSGKGTRNKATIQKLDSAIAKSKTTTDQQLFRAAKIPAIDEALKSGNIEGLEFSDHAYTSTSKDKSRADNFARDGARMFKVNVPKGSSAIDVGDHAGGLKGEQEVLLPRGSKFRVKGVQKVKEKVAYRDARGKVKHRMKTVEYVEIDLINEGGEDE; this is translated from the coding sequence ATGATCAACCTATTCAATCGCAGACGAAAACCAGAAGTCGACACGAAGCCAAAGACCGGAAAATATGAACCGGTTAGCTACGGATTTTTTAACCAGCAACGCGATTTGCCGCTGTTTACGTTCGACGTGATTCGCACGATGCTTCTCGATGGCCAAGTGCGATTGTCGCTGGCGATGCGCGCGGCACCCGTGAGCGGCGTGGAGTGGGCGTACAAAGAGGGGAAAAACTGGATTCCCGGCATTGAATCCGATTCGCCCGAGGTGTCAAAATTCATTCTTCGCCAGCTCGAGCGGATCTGGACCAACCACCTTTCGGGAATCCTCTCGGCACAGGTCTGGGGTTGGTCGGCTGGCGAGATCACGATGCGTCTATCAGGTGAGGGGCTGGTTGAGATCGATCGACTCGAGCCCCGCCAGGCGGTCGACTGCCGATTGATCCAATCCGATAGCCAACCATGGGGCGTCCGCGTTGATCGCGTCGCTGACGTGGGTAGCGTTGACTTGCCGTTCCCTTACGCATGGTTCCACGCTCACGCACCTGAGCCGGGTGAGACGTATGGCCAGAGCGCACTACTGGGAGCGTATTCACCGTGGGCTGATAAATGCCATCCTGGCGGAGCCGTCGATGTTCGCCGGCTATTTATGCACAAAGACGCGTACGGCGGTACCGACCTGGGCTACCCCGAGGGCTCCGACTTTTACGACGATCAAGGCAACCCGATCCCGAACCGCGACATTGCACGCCAGATCATCGAGCAATTGCAAGCCGGAGCGGTGACGACACGGCCAAGTACTCGAGACGAGCTGGGCAACGAGAAATGGCCGCTCACCCGCGCGACCGTGCCCGCCAACCCTCAGCACATTCTGCAATACCCCAAGGATCTCGACTCCGAGATTCGCGGGGGCATCGGCATCCCCGATGACGTGATTGATTCCGATGGCAGCGGCGGCGGTTGGGCAGGAAAGCGGATTCCGATGGGGGCGTTTTGCGCGTCGCTCGATGACTGGGTAGACTCGATCACCTCCGACCTTCGCGAGCAATGCTTCGATCGGCTGGTGATGCTCAACTGGGGACGTGCGATCGATTACGAAATCAAGCACAAGCCGCTAGCTGAGCAGATGATGGAGCAACAGAGCAACGCGGGGCCAGGCGAAGACGGGCAGCCGCAACAAGGGGGCGGACAAGAGCAGTCACCGCAGCGTTTCGGTCTCGACACCGTTGACGCAGTTGGCCGCGGCGTGCTCGATGCCAGCCGGATTGTCGACGCGGCTCGAAGTGTGCTGCGAATGGGTGCCGATGCCGACAAGTCGAAAGGCTTTTGGCGAAGTGGAGACGATGGCCAAAAAGTCTTCATCGGTCCCGATGGTAAAGCGAGAGCGGGCGGGCCGGACGGCAAGGAACTGGGGATCGGAAGCGGCAAAGGTGGAGCCACCAAGAAAAGCGGTAACACCCAAAAGATGGACAAGGCAGGCGAGCGAACAAAACAGCAGCCGAAGCCGCGTGAAAAAGCACAAGCGAAGCCAGAGGCTAAGCCACTGACTAAGCAGGAAGCGGACGCAGTGACTGCGTACTCAACCCGGAAATTCCAAGAGATCAACGGCGACCTTCGAAGCGGAAAGGGGACTCGCAACAAGGCAACAATCCAGAAACTGGACTCAGCTATTGCCAAAAGCAAAACCACTACCGATCAGCAATTGTTTCGAGCTGCCAAGATTCCAGCCATCGACGAAGCTTTGAAAAGCGGGAATATCGAAGGACTTGAATTTTCCGACCACGCATACACATCGACCAGCAAGGACAAGAGCCGAGCTGATAATTTCGCTCGCGATGGCGCCCGGATGTTCAAGGTCAACGTGCCGAAAGGATCCTCCGCGATCGACGTTGGCGACCACGCTGGCGGGCTTAAGGGAGAGCAAGAAGTATTGCTTCCTCGCGGCTCGAAGTTCCGAGTCAAGGGCGTCCAGAAGGTCAAAGAAAAAGTGGCCTACCGCGACGCCAGGGGCAAAGTGAAACACCGGATGAAAACCGTTGAATATGTCGAAATCGATTTAATCAATGAAGGTGGTGAAGATGAGTAA